Proteins co-encoded in one Spirosoma endbachense genomic window:
- a CDS encoding glycosyltransferase — MKIVHINFGLETGGIETMLVDILNEQCAYATVYLLLINEQIDVNLIATIDPRVVILRIGRPKGSRNPLYITKLNAALLRLKPDVVHCHNHQIARLLWGRTGRRYLTIHDVQVPTSYFGRYDKLFAISDIVRQDVLQRTGLDAYRIYNGIRTEAIVARTAYTANEIFRIVQISRLQHNKKGQHILLNALRELVYTYQLTHLRVEFVGEGESRTYLQQLTNDLGLNNYVTFAGLKTRADLYQELQNYHLLVQPSLYEGFGLTVAEGMAAGVPVLVSAIDGPMELIDNDRFGYSFPSGDAHQLAERIRGLVLDYESKAVRTMATSARQHACTTFDVRQTASRYLASY, encoded by the coding sequence ATGAAAATCGTTCATATCAACTTTGGTTTAGAGACGGGTGGAATCGAAACCATGCTGGTGGATATTCTCAACGAGCAGTGTGCGTATGCAACGGTGTATTTATTACTGATCAACGAGCAGATTGACGTCAATTTAATAGCGACAATTGATCCTCGTGTGGTGATTTTGCGCATTGGACGTCCAAAAGGTAGTCGAAATCCACTGTACATTACAAAACTAAATGCAGCCTTACTCCGGCTAAAACCAGATGTTGTCCACTGCCATAATCATCAGATTGCCAGGCTACTCTGGGGTCGCACCGGACGGCGCTATCTAACGATTCACGATGTACAGGTACCAACCTCCTACTTTGGTCGCTATGATAAACTATTTGCGATTTCCGACATTGTTCGGCAGGATGTTTTGCAACGAACAGGCCTGGATGCGTACCGGATTTATAATGGCATCCGGACAGAAGCGATCGTAGCCAGAACTGCCTATACAGCCAATGAAATATTTAGAATTGTGCAAATCAGTCGACTACAGCATAACAAAAAAGGCCAGCATATTCTGCTAAACGCTTTACGCGAATTGGTTTACACCTACCAACTTACTCACTTGCGGGTTGAGTTCGTGGGCGAAGGTGAATCAAGGACTTATTTGCAGCAACTAACCAATGATCTTGGCCTGAACAACTATGTCACCTTTGCGGGCTTGAAAACCCGGGCCGACTTATACCAGGAATTACAAAACTATCATTTGCTGGTACAACCTTCTCTCTATGAAGGCTTTGGCCTAACGGTAGCTGAGGGTATGGCCGCCGGAGTACCGGTATTGGTATCAGCCATTGACGGCCCAATGGAATTAATTGACAACGATCGATTTGGCTATTCTTTCCCTTCGGGCGATGCGCATCAACTCGCCGAACGCATTCGGGGGTTAGTGCTGGATTACGAATCCAAAGCTGTCCGGACGATGGCTACCAGTGCTCGGCAACATGCCTGTACAACTTTCGATGTTCGACAAACGGCTAGTCGGTATCTGGCTAGCTATTGA
- a CDS encoding glycosyltransferase family 2 protein — MDAILPKVTIVTPSYNQGQFIEATIQSVLNQTYPNIEYLLVDGGSTDETMDIVSRYRDRIDIVIHERDKGQSDAINKGFRAATGDLVGWINSDDVLLPDCVTQIVNLYKQHPDGGIYYGNTLRILDEQNRDLGVIKTDIPNRTHLLNQNYDVIQPGSFYPTKLVQQVGYVNETIHYCMDLDLWLRLLDYAPIYRYSEKPIAAYRRWGNTKTSTGGRRFYRDIQQVLQKHGANAYSRTLMKTRYYTLKDIAKQILLTKST; from the coding sequence ATGGACGCTATACTTCCCAAAGTAACAATCGTTACGCCTTCTTATAACCAGGGGCAATTTATCGAAGCTACTATTCAATCAGTGTTAAACCAGACGTATCCGAATATCGAGTACCTGCTGGTAGACGGTGGTTCTACCGATGAAACAATGGATATTGTCAGTCGCTACCGTGATCGTATTGACATCGTCATTCATGAACGAGATAAAGGACAATCTGATGCTATCAATAAAGGGTTCCGGGCTGCAACGGGCGATTTGGTTGGCTGGATAAACTCTGACGACGTCTTGCTTCCAGATTGTGTCACACAGATAGTCAATCTATACAAGCAACATCCAGATGGAGGAATTTATTACGGGAATACGCTTCGTATTCTTGATGAACAGAATCGTGATCTCGGTGTAATTAAAACAGATATCCCTAACCGAACGCATCTGTTAAACCAAAATTACGATGTAATCCAGCCTGGCTCTTTTTATCCTACCAAATTAGTACAACAGGTTGGCTACGTGAATGAAACTATTCACTATTGCATGGATCTGGATTTATGGTTACGCCTGTTAGACTATGCTCCTATTTATCGCTATTCTGAAAAACCAATTGCCGCTTATAGGCGCTGGGGAAATACAAAAACCAGTACGGGTGGACGCAGATTCTACCGTGATATTCAACAGGTTTTACAAAAACATGGTGCCAACGCTTATAGTCGCACACTAATGAAAACACGATACTATACACTTAAAGATATTGCTAAACAGATTTTGCTCACAAAATCAACCTAG
- a CDS encoding serine O-acetyltransferase encodes MDELIKADLYRYAGRTDFRSFLRSLRIPGFRYTYFMRKSAKHGKYSLAGIFYRIFYHHYTYKYGFQIAHHTKIGKGFQISHFGCVVINSKAIIGDNCYVSHNVTIGQTNRGRTKGYPTIGNKVWIGAGAVIVGNVTIGDNVLIAPNAYVPFDVPANSVVIGNPAKIIANELATADYIVNTVH; translated from the coding sequence ATGGACGAACTAATTAAAGCGGATTTATACCGCTACGCTGGACGTACCGATTTCCGCAGCTTTCTCCGCAGTCTTCGAATTCCTGGATTTCGCTATACGTACTTCATGCGAAAATCTGCGAAACACGGAAAATACAGCCTTGCCGGTATATTCTACCGCATTTTCTATCACCATTATACCTACAAATATGGCTTTCAGATTGCCCATCACACAAAAATTGGAAAGGGTTTTCAGATTAGTCATTTCGGATGTGTCGTCATTAATAGTAAGGCCATTATTGGCGACAACTGCTACGTGTCGCATAACGTCACGATTGGGCAAACTAACCGGGGTCGAACCAAAGGTTATCCCACTATTGGAAACAAAGTATGGATCGGTGCTGGGGCGGTAATTGTAGGGAATGTCACAATTGGCGATAACGTGCTGATAGCCCCTAATGCTTATGTACCATTCGACGTACCAGCCAACAGTGTTGTTATTGGGAATCCAGCTAAAATCATCGCGAATGAACTGGCTACAGCCGACTACATCGTCAATACAGTTCATTAA